One window from the genome of Paracoccus marcusii encodes:
- the exbB gene encoding tonB-system energizer ExbB: MTHLPRQPLRAGLAALLVAATLAGAGLAQDVPTTQSQPEAAVPAAPQPAADAAAPAAAPDAAAVPNAATPDDAAAGLQAPFPTQPAAPGQTATPADPADAAQPVPVVAERDPGLPHDLSPMGMFLAADWVVKGVMIGLAVASVITWTILLVKLIELWAASRRVTSATRRIQAAPSLPDALAGIGRRGDPVSRMIRSAAEEYRRSEPALAQAGDHGIKERVASQLDRIEVAAGRRMARGTGVLATIGSTAPFVGLFGTVWGIMNSFIGISESQTTNLAVVAPGIAEALLATAIGLVAAIPAVVIYNVFARAVTGYRMRLGHAAAGVQQMVSRDLDFRGRGPAAGV, encoded by the coding sequence ATGACCCATCTGCCCAGACAGCCGCTTCGCGCGGGGCTTGCCGCACTTCTGGTCGCCGCGACGCTGGCCGGTGCAGGCCTGGCCCAGGACGTGCCGACAACCCAGAGCCAGCCAGAGGCTGCAGTTCCTGCCGCCCCGCAACCCGCCGCCGACGCGGCCGCACCGGCGGCTGCGCCCGACGCCGCGGCCGTCCCCAACGCCGCGACCCCGGATGACGCTGCAGCGGGTTTGCAAGCCCCGTTTCCGACGCAACCTGCCGCGCCGGGCCAGACCGCGACCCCTGCTGACCCTGCCGATGCGGCGCAACCGGTGCCGGTCGTGGCCGAACGCGACCCCGGCCTGCCGCATGACCTGTCGCCGATGGGCATGTTCCTGGCCGCGGACTGGGTCGTGAAGGGGGTCATGATCGGGCTGGCGGTGGCGTCGGTCATCACCTGGACGATCCTTCTGGTGAAGCTGATCGAGCTGTGGGCCGCCTCGCGCCGGGTCACGTCGGCCACGCGGCGCATCCAGGCCGCGCCGTCCCTGCCGGACGCCCTGGCCGGGATCGGGCGCCGCGGCGATCCGGTGTCGCGCATGATCCGCTCTGCCGCCGAGGAATACCGCCGGTCCGAACCGGCCCTGGCGCAGGCGGGCGATCACGGCATCAAGGAGCGCGTCGCCTCCCAGCTGGACCGGATCGAGGTCGCCGCCGGTCGCCGCATGGCGCGGGGCACGGGGGTGCTGGCCACCATCGGGTCGACCGCGCCCTTCGTGGGTCTGTTCGGCACCGTCTGGGGGATCATGAACAGCTTCATCGGTATTTCCGAATCGCAGACGACCAACCTGGCCGTCGTCGCGCCGGGCATCGCCGAGGCGCTGCTGGCCACCGCCATCGGCCTGGTCGCGGCGATCCCCGCCGTGGTGATCTACAACGTCTTTGCCCGCGCCGTCACCGGCTACCGGATGCGTCTGGGCCATGCCGCGGCGGGGGTCCAGCAGATGGTCAGCCGCGACCTGGACTTTCGCGGCCGCGGCCCTGCGGCGGGGGTCTAG
- the mobA gene encoding molybdenum cofactor guanylyltransferase MobA — MTSPPRIPALILAGGRATRMGGGDKPLMALAGRPMLAHVLDRLRPQAGPLALNANGDPARFARFGLPVLPDSLPDRPGPLAGVLVAMDWARDLGAAHVLTVPGDSPFLPPDLVARLWAARGPMGLALAAGDDPQGPRDHPTFGLWPVALRDDLAATLAADQRRVRRFAERHQPGRAVWPDAVFANINTPADLARAEARLAAL, encoded by the coding sequence ATGACATCACCCCCCCGCATCCCCGCCCTGATCCTTGCCGGAGGCCGCGCGACCCGCATGGGCGGCGGTGACAAGCCCCTGATGGCGCTGGCCGGGCGGCCGATGCTGGCGCATGTGCTGGACCGCCTGCGCCCGCAGGCCGGGCCGCTGGCGCTGAACGCCAACGGCGATCCGGCGCGCTTTGCCCGGTTCGGTCTGCCCGTGCTGCCCGACAGTCTGCCCGACCGCCCCGGGCCGTTGGCGGGGGTGCTGGTGGCGATGGATTGGGCGCGGGACCTGGGGGCCGCACATGTGCTGACCGTGCCGGGCGATTCTCCCTTTCTGCCACCGGACCTGGTGGCGCGGCTGTGGGCGGCGCGGGGGCCCATGGGGCTTGCGCTGGCGGCGGGCGACGATCCGCAGGGGCCGCGCGATCATCCGACCTTCGGGCTGTGGCCCGTGGCGCTGCGCGACGATCTGGCCGCGACGCTGGCCGCGGATCAGCGCCGCGTCCGCCGCTTTGCCGAACGCCATCAGCCGGGGCGTGCGGTCTGGCCGGACGCGGTCTTTGCCAACATCAACACCCCCGCCGACCTGGCCCGGGCCGAGGCGCGTCTTGCCGCGCTTTGA
- a CDS encoding LacI family DNA-binding transcriptional regulator, translating to MKLKDFAKLVGMSATTVSRALNGHPEVNEATRARLVAAARQHGYQPNAHARFLAMGHASTIGCVIPIGGRNEIVNPIYADFLAGVGEECARRRFEINLTVVPEEDQPDAYRALSSKGLIGGVIVQFPRHDDPRPALLDRIGLPYVVHGRVTGHDGPYSWVDVNNLRAFERGTGFLLQLGHLRIALLNGDERLDFARRRRDGYLRALRDAGHAPRPALMTTGEMTAAYGYAQARALLAGPEAPTAFLCAATMIATGVRQAIEERGLVLGRDVSVLTFDDDLSYYANRDAVPVFSAMRSPVRVAGARCAALLIDRITGGPGDPVQELLEAELVVGRSTAPPA from the coding sequence ATGAAGCTCAAGGATTTCGCCAAGCTGGTGGGCATGTCCGCGACCACGGTCAGCCGTGCCCTGAACGGCCACCCCGAGGTGAACGAGGCGACCCGCGCCCGCCTTGTCGCCGCCGCCCGCCAGCACGGCTATCAGCCCAACGCCCATGCGCGCTTTCTGGCGATGGGCCATGCCAGCACCATCGGCTGCGTGATCCCCATCGGCGGCCGGAACGAGATCGTGAACCCGATCTATGCCGATTTCCTGGCCGGGGTCGGCGAGGAATGCGCCCGCCGCCGGTTCGAAATCAACCTGACCGTCGTCCCCGAGGAGGATCAGCCCGACGCCTATCGCGCGCTGTCGTCCAAAGGTCTGATCGGGGGCGTGATCGTGCAGTTCCCGCGCCATGACGACCCGCGCCCCGCGCTGCTGGATCGGATCGGACTGCCTTATGTCGTGCATGGGCGGGTGACCGGGCATGACGGTCCCTACAGCTGGGTGGACGTGAACAACCTGCGAGCCTTTGAACGCGGGACGGGGTTCCTGCTGCAGCTTGGTCATCTGCGCATCGCGCTGCTGAACGGGGACGAACGGCTGGATTTCGCGCGCCGCCGCCGCGACGGATACCTGCGCGCGCTGCGCGATGCGGGCCATGCGCCGCGGCCCGCGCTGATGACCACCGGAGAGATGACGGCCGCCTATGGCTATGCCCAGGCCCGCGCGCTGCTGGCGGGCCCCGAGGCGCCGACCGCGTTCCTGTGCGCGGCCACGATGATCGCAACCGGCGTGCGCCAGGCGATCGAAGAGCGGGGGCTGGTCCTGGGCCGCGACGTGTCGGTGCTGACCTTCGATGACGACCTATCCTATTACGCGAACCGCGATGCGGTGCCGGTGTTCAGCGCCATGCGGTCGCCGGTGCGGGTGGCAGGGGCGCGCTGTGCGGCACTGCTGATCGACCGGATCACCGGCGGTCCCGGTGATCCGGTGCAGGAGCTGCTGGAGGCCGAACTGGTCGTCGGCCGGTCCACCGCGCCGCCGGCCTAG
- a CDS encoding tryptophan-rich sensory protein, with protein MARTRAHGNRRATLHVDKRAQRANLHPAPQQKALPMPNRTLALLVLLAAVGFAVSPLLFPGFAGYDPDRFPIPQPDPPIQPAGWAFSIWGLIYLWLIAGAAFGLWRRADDEGWLPLRAPLLVSLVIGFFWLPVAQRLPGLATLMIIAMLVSAIVAMIWAGRRDRWLEGRPIALYAGWLTAASGVSVGIWLGGHGWLSAQTAAILCLIAVSALALAVQSLRPREWAYSAAVIWALAGIVVANWGAGNWPVILIATLGAAALAGRLATAR; from the coding sequence ATGGCGCGAACGCGCGCCCATGGCAACCGCCGCGCCACCCTGCACGTTGACAAACGCGCACAACGCGCCAACCTGCACCCCGCGCCCCAGCAGAAAGCCCTGCCCATGCCGAACCGCACCCTTGCCCTTCTGGTCCTGCTGGCGGCGGTGGGCTTTGCCGTTTCTCCGCTGCTGTTCCCGGGCTTTGCGGGCTACGATCCCGACCGCTTTCCGATTCCCCAGCCCGACCCGCCGATCCAGCCCGCGGGCTGGGCCTTCTCGATCTGGGGACTGATCTATCTGTGGCTGATCGCCGGCGCCGCCTTCGGCCTGTGGCGCCGTGCCGACGACGAGGGCTGGCTGCCGCTGCGGGCGCCGCTGCTGGTCAGCCTGGTCATCGGGTTCTTCTGGTTGCCGGTAGCGCAGCGCCTGCCGGGGCTGGCCACGCTGATGATCATCGCGATGCTGGTCAGCGCCATCGTCGCGATGATCTGGGCCGGTCGCCGCGACCGCTGGCTGGAGGGGCGGCCCATCGCGCTTTACGCGGGCTGGTTGACGGCGGCGTCGGGCGTGTCGGTGGGGATCTGGCTGGGCGGTCACGGCTGGCTGTCGGCCCAGACCGCCGCGATCCTATGCCTGATCGCGGTCAGCGCGCTGGCGCTGGCGGTCCAGTCACTGCGTCCGCGCGAATGGGCCTATTCCGCGGCCGTGATCTGGGCGCTGGCCGGGATCGTCGTCGCCAACTGGGGCGCCGGAAACTGGCCCGTGATCCTGATCGCGACCCTTGGCGCCGCCGCGCTGGCGGGTCGCCTTGCCACCGCCCGATGA
- a CDS encoding glutathione peroxidase, which produces MRRRLFLSLATALPALGLTRARAEDVPHFTFPSVDGGSYDTAQWRGSPVLVVNTASMCGFAGQLADMQALHDAYAPRGLVVLAVPSDDFNQELASGAEAKEYCELQYGLTLPMTDILHVAKGDVHPFYAWARAQTGFVPQWNFNKVLLDPQGRIAGTWGSFVKPGGRQIMGAASPYLT; this is translated from the coding sequence ATGAGACGCCGCCTTTTCCTGTCCCTTGCCACCGCCCTGCCCGCCCTGGGCCTGACCCGCGCGCGGGCAGAGGACGTGCCGCATTTCACCTTTCCGTCCGTCGACGGGGGCAGCTATGACACCGCGCAGTGGCGCGGCAGCCCGGTTCTGGTCGTCAACACCGCGTCGATGTGCGGCTTTGCGGGCCAGCTGGCCGACATGCAGGCGCTGCACGATGCCTATGCCCCACGCGGTCTGGTGGTGCTGGCCGTGCCGTCGGACGATTTCAACCAAGAACTGGCCAGCGGGGCCGAGGCCAAGGAATATTGCGAGCTGCAATACGGCCTGACCCTGCCGATGACCGACATCCTGCACGTGGCCAAGGGGGACGTGCACCCGTTCTATGCCTGGGCGCGGGCCCAGACGGGGTTCGTGCCGCAGTGGAACTTCAACAAGGTGCTGCTGGACCCGCAGGGCCGCATCGCGGGCACCTGGGGGTCGTTCGTCAAGCCGGGCGGGCGTCAGATCATGGGCGCCGCGTCGCCCTATCTGACCTGA
- a CDS encoding SDR family NAD(P)-dependent oxidoreductase — MTRALILGATGGIGRALSARLEAQGAQVTGLSRSADGMDLTRPGTVAEHAARLAGQSFDLIVNTTGALVIDGNQPEKSLDAVDADAMARQFALNATGVALAIQAFGPLLARDRRAVFASLSARVGSIGDNDLGGWIGYRAAKAAQNQIIRTASIEYRRRNRHAILVALHPGTVETPLTAKYASRYPTITPDRSAEALLAVIDGLTTDDTGSFWDWKGARVPW, encoded by the coding sequence GTGACGCGCGCGCTGATCCTGGGGGCGACGGGCGGCATCGGGCGGGCGCTGTCCGCGCGGTTGGAGGCGCAGGGGGCGCAGGTCACGGGCCTGTCGCGATCAGCCGACGGGATGGACCTGACACGGCCCGGAACGGTCGCGGAACACGCCGCGCGGCTGGCGGGGCAGTCCTTTGACCTGATCGTGAACACGACGGGCGCGCTGGTCATCGACGGGAACCAGCCGGAAAAGTCGCTGGACGCGGTCGATGCGGACGCCATGGCACGACAGTTCGCGCTGAACGCCACCGGGGTCGCGCTGGCGATCCAGGCCTTTGGTCCGCTGCTGGCGCGGGACCGGCGGGCGGTGTTCGCGTCGCTGTCGGCGCGCGTGGGCTCGATCGGCGATAACGATCTGGGCGGCTGGATCGGCTATCGCGCAGCCAAGGCGGCGCAGAACCAGATCATCCGCACCGCATCCATCGAATACCGCCGCCGGAACCGTCACGCGATCCTGGTTGCACTGCATCCGGGCACGGTCGAGACGCCGCTGACCGCGAAATACGCCTCCCGCTATCCAACCATCACCCCCGACCGCAGCGCCGAGGCGTTGCTGGCGGTGATCGACGGGCTGACGACCGACGATACCGGCAGCTTCTGGGACTGGAAGGGCGCGCGGGTGCCGTGGTGA
- a CDS encoding cryptochrome/photolyase family protein, whose amino-acid sequence MTVICWFRRVLRLDDHPALVAAAAAGAVIPLVILDPREASDRPASAQRQAMALGPLDHALRKIGSRLIVRRGDPAKVLEQVLQETGADAVHTTVGFPFASDDGLAEVVERGGARLHLHDLADLVPRGSVLTGSGGVYKVFSPFWKAVRQVDIAPPLAPPSLSAPDAWPDSDGTDWPEARAAMDRGWDVMAAHVRAGEEEAHARLEEFMSGDVAGYKQDRNHPWRPQATSGLSDALAVGEISARRIWSRCRGEFEQGIPGIEPFLSEVCWREFARELMFETPDMDRSCWRKEWNDFPWRADNDDAEAWRRGRTGVPIVDAGMRELYVTGRMHNRVRMITASYLTKHLLTDWRVGLAWFEHCLADWDAASNAMNWQWVAGCGPDASPYFRIFNPETQAEKFDGKNQYQDHWMRPDAPGAREFAAAIPRAWDLDLTKRAMPRISLAEGRARALTAYEEVKS is encoded by the coding sequence ATGACGGTCATCTGTTGGTTCAGGCGGGTTCTGCGGCTGGACGACCACCCGGCGCTGGTCGCGGCCGCCGCCGCGGGCGCGGTGATCCCGCTGGTGATCCTGGACCCGCGCGAGGCAAGCGACCGGCCCGCCAGCGCGCAGCGCCAGGCGATGGCGCTGGGGCCGCTGGACCACGCGCTGCGCAAGATCGGCAGCCGGCTGATCGTGCGGCGGGGTGATCCGGCCAAGGTGCTGGAACAGGTCCTGCAGGAAACCGGGGCCGATGCGGTGCACACGACGGTGGGGTTTCCCTTCGCCTCAGACGACGGGCTGGCAGAGGTGGTGGAACGCGGCGGGGCGCGGCTGCATCTGCACGACCTGGCCGATCTGGTGCCGCGGGGGTCGGTGCTGACCGGGTCGGGCGGGGTCTACAAGGTCTTCTCTCCGTTCTGGAAGGCGGTGCGCCAGGTGGACATCGCGCCGCCCCTGGCGCCACCGTCGCTGTCCGCACCCGATGCCTGGCCCGACAGCGACGGCACCGACTGGCCCGAGGCCCGCGCTGCGATGGACCGGGGCTGGGATGTCATGGCCGCCCATGTCCGCGCCGGAGAGGAGGAGGCCCATGCCCGGCTGGAGGAGTTCATGTCGGGCGACGTCGCAGGCTACAAGCAGGACCGCAACCATCCCTGGCGTCCCCAAGCCACGTCGGGCCTGTCCGATGCGCTGGCCGTCGGAGAGATCAGCGCCCGGCGCATCTGGTCGCGCTGCCGCGGAGAGTTCGAGCAGGGCATTCCGGGGATCGAGCCGTTCCTGTCCGAGGTCTGCTGGCGCGAGTTCGCGCGCGAGCTGATGTTCGAGACGCCCGACATGGACCGCAGCTGCTGGCGCAAGGAGTGGAACGACTTTCCCTGGCGCGCCGACAATGACGACGCCGAGGCCTGGCGGCGGGGCCGCACCGGCGTGCCCATCGTCGATGCCGGGATGAGAGAGCTGTACGTCACGGGGCGGATGCACAACCGCGTGCGGATGATCACCGCCAGCTATCTGACGAAACATCTGCTGACCGACTGGCGCGTGGGGCTTGCGTGGTTCGAACATTGCCTGGCCGATTGGGACGCGGCGTCGAACGCCATGAACTGGCAATGGGTGGCGGGCTGCGGGCCGGATGCCTCGCCCTATTTCCGGATCTTCAATCCGGAGACGCAGGCCGAGAAGTTCGACGGCAAGAACCAGTACCAGGACCACTGGATGCGCCCCGACGCGCCCGGCGCGCGGGAATTCGCGGCGGCCATTCCGCGGGCCTGGGATCTGGACCTGACGAAACGTGCCATGCCGCGGATCTCGCTGGCCGAGGGCCGTGCCCGCGCCCTGACGGCCTATGAGGAGGTGAAATCGTGA
- the cobA gene encoding uroporphyrinogen-III C-methyltransferase encodes MSDPSFPPGFVSLVSAGPGDPDLLTLKAARRLAHADVVLFDDLASGPVLDHAGPQADLIAVGKRAGRPSAKQDAVNALIVQHAQAGRRVVRLKSGDSGIFGRLEEELVALTAAGIPWEIVPGVTSASAAAAAMGMPLTRRLTARRVQFVTGADITGQLPGDINWAALADPLTTTVVFMGQRSFPKMAQGLIDHGLPPDTPALLAEAVGHPGQRLLPGTVASLADLLSRDGPASQPGLILYGPLALPA; translated from the coding sequence TTGTCCGATCCCAGCTTTCCCCCCGGCTTCGTCTCGCTTGTCTCGGCGGGTCCGGGCGATCCCGACCTGCTGACGCTGAAGGCCGCGCGCAGGCTGGCCCATGCCGACGTGGTGCTGTTCGACGACCTGGCATCGGGACCGGTGCTGGACCATGCGGGTCCGCAGGCCGACCTGATCGCCGTGGGCAAGCGCGCGGGTCGCCCGTCGGCCAAGCAGGACGCCGTGAACGCACTGATCGTGCAGCATGCGCAGGCCGGGCGCCGCGTCGTGCGCCTGAAGTCGGGCGACAGCGGCATCTTCGGCCGGCTGGAGGAGGAACTGGTGGCCCTGACCGCCGCCGGCATCCCGTGGGAGATCGTGCCCGGCGTCACCTCGGCCAGTGCCGCGGCGGCGGCGATGGGCATGCCGCTGACCCGGCGCCTGACCGCGCGGCGGGTGCAGTTCGTGACCGGTGCCGACATCACCGGCCAGCTGCCCGGCGACATCAACTGGGCCGCCCTGGCCGACCCGCTGACCACGACCGTGGTGTTCATGGGCCAGCGCAGCTTTCCCAAGATGGCGCAGGGGCTGATCGACCACGGCCTGCCCCCCGACACCCCCGCCCTGCTGGCCGAGGCCGTTGGCCATCCCGGCCAGCGCCTGCTGCCCGGAACGGTGGCGTCGCTGGCCGATCTTCTGTCGCGCGACGGGCCGGCCAGCCAGCCGGGGCTGATCCTCTATGGGCCGCTGGCGCTGCCCGCCTGA
- a CDS encoding calcium-binding protein, producing MIVYRHVTTFGVTEQRWLSNLTDLEIVEADGRLLLVAANQVRGGISTYAISDPAAPITMLRTRPYLADFTYQGPPQITAIHMGGDTLIHVGQMGGASNLGVTLRGDIGAMSTFGWLFGTSLGPQVTALGQVDTGQAQVLYSAQGGGLTLTTHRMGADGALVRAGQATIATPAGTTDANLDKITDVSVDGQRILISISGNGNFIATHLVSASGALTPGMVHGADRGTGYDVPSDVDAVQFGGRTYVVMAATGSGTLTVFRLTADGRLTTVDHVLDEGSTRFQNATALETVVLGGRAFVFAGGADDGISVFTMLPDGRLLHLTTIIDTDAMTLADVTDIEARVIDGRILLFVGSGTETGVTQLVFEPGPIGATATAGASTARGGTGGDLLVAGAATTRIEGGDGNDILVAGAAPVTLVGGAGADIFVPSRVTGRITILDYDPAVDRLDMSMLGNIRSVWQLRFIPTANGVMIIYGDTILDITTRTGRGLTAADFSNALFPVGHYLAPETDPVVTPPVPPPSTEALWIFGTADANHLIGGARREQIMAGAGNDTVSGGAGDDTLRGEAGNDYLRGGDGHDSLHGGPGRDTLFGDAGDDLLHGDDDDDLLYGGDGTDTLHGDSGNDTLYGGSGNDRLSGGDGNDVLSGEAGNDWLEDLSGNNRLLGGNGDDTLIAGAGIDYLDGGAGHDSLQAGDGRDTLLGGDGDDRLFGDGGDDLLIGGVGNDHLEGGDGTDRLSGGTGRDTLLGGVGDDVLEGNEDDDQLDGGEGNDTLFGGTGGDRLLGGAGHDVLWGGDGNDMLWGGDDQDTLWGGWGWDTLYGDGGNDVLNGEGGNDMLFGGMGDDRLFGGSGNDRLFGEDGNDLLISMVGWNVLDGGTGNDTLTAGIGRDRLIGGVGNDVLQGGAGDDTLDGGAGNDRMNGGPGHDRMFGGTGFDLLMGGGGNNVMSGGMGNDTLLGGGGNDWMNGDLGNDILRGGAGNDRMSGGAGADRLFGEAGNDRMFGDAGDDVMDGGIGADWLVGGLGNDRLNGGWHNDTLDGGVGNDWLSGGPGNDLLRGGPGADRMLGGPGNDVLVGGTGGDVMQGGMGRDTFRFFGAMDSPRRAPDLITDFRTGEDLLDLRAMNLTYAGSGGHQGQRSLRWEHVGQQTHLLIDVNGDRQADMLIRLDGRLSLDGDDFLL from the coding sequence ATGATCGTGTATCGCCACGTGACGACCTTTGGCGTCACGGAACAACGCTGGCTGTCCAATCTGACCGACCTCGAGATCGTCGAGGCCGACGGCCGCCTGCTGCTGGTGGCGGCGAACCAGGTCCGGGGCGGGATCAGCACCTATGCGATCAGCGACCCCGCGGCCCCCATCACCATGCTGCGCACCCGCCCCTATCTGGCCGACTTCACCTATCAGGGACCGCCGCAGATCACCGCGATCCACATGGGCGGCGACACGCTGATCCACGTGGGCCAGATGGGTGGGGCCAGCAACCTGGGCGTGACGCTGCGCGGTGACATCGGGGCGATGTCGACCTTTGGCTGGCTGTTCGGCACCAGCCTGGGTCCGCAGGTGACGGCCCTGGGCCAGGTGGACACGGGCCAGGCGCAGGTGCTGTATTCGGCGCAGGGCGGCGGGCTGACGCTGACTACCCACCGGATGGGCGCGGACGGCGCGCTGGTGCGGGCAGGCCAGGCCACCATCGCCACCCCGGCGGGCACGACCGACGCGAACCTGGACAAGATCACCGATGTCAGCGTGGACGGGCAGCGGATCCTGATCTCGATCTCGGGGAACGGGAACTTCATCGCGACGCATCTGGTGTCGGCGTCGGGCGCGCTGACGCCGGGCATGGTGCACGGGGCGGACCGCGGCACCGGCTATGACGTGCCATCCGACGTGGACGCGGTGCAGTTCGGCGGCCGCACCTATGTGGTGATGGCGGCGACGGGGTCCGGGACGCTGACCGTGTTCCGCCTGACCGCCGACGGGCGGTTGACCACCGTCGATCACGTCCTGGACGAGGGGTCGACCCGGTTCCAGAACGCCACCGCGCTGGAGACCGTGGTCCTGGGCGGGCGGGCCTTCGTCTTTGCAGGCGGGGCCGATGACGGGATCAGCGTGTTCACCATGCTGCCCGACGGGCGGCTGCTGCACCTGACCACCATCATCGACACCGACGCGATGACCCTGGCCGATGTCACCGACATCGAGGCGCGGGTGATCGACGGTCGCATCCTGCTGTTCGTCGGTTCCGGGACCGAGACGGGCGTGACGCAACTGGTCTTCGAGCCCGGCCCGATCGGGGCCACGGCCACTGCGGGGGCGAGCACCGCGCGTGGCGGCACCGGGGGCGACCTGCTGGTCGCCGGCGCCGCCACCACCCGGATCGAGGGGGGCGACGGCAACGACATCCTGGTCGCGGGCGCGGCCCCGGTGACCCTGGTAGGCGGCGCGGGGGCCGACATCTTCGTGCCGTCGCGGGTGACCGGGCGGATCACCATCCTGGACTATGACCCCGCGGTGGACCGGCTGGACATGTCGATGCTGGGCAACATCCGCAGTGTCTGGCAACTGCGCTTCATCCCCACGGCGAACGGGGTGATGATCATCTATGGCGACACCATCCTGGACATCACCACCCGCACCGGGCGCGGCCTGACCGCGGCCGATTTCTCGAACGCGCTGTTCCCGGTGGGCCACTATCTGGCGCCCGAGACCGACCCCGTGGTGACGCCCCCCGTGCCGCCCCCCTCGACCGAGGCGCTGTGGATCTTCGGTACGGCGGACGCCAATCACCTGATCGGCGGGGCCCGGCGCGAACAGATCATGGCCGGGGCGGGCAACGACACCGTCTCCGGCGGCGCGGGCGACGACACCTTGCGCGGAGAGGCGGGCAACGACTATCTGCGCGGCGGCGACGGCCATGACAGCCTGCATGGCGGCCCGGGCCGCGACACGCTGTTCGGGGATGCGGGCGACGACCTGCTGCACGGCGACGATGACGACGACCTGCTCTATGGCGGCGACGGAACGGACACGCTGCATGGCGATTCGGGCAACGACACGCTGTATGGCGGATCAGGCAACGATCGGCTGTCGGGGGGCGACGGCAACGACGTGCTGTCCGGAGAGGCGGGCAACGACTGGCTGGAGGATCTGTCCGGCAACAACCGCCTTCTGGGCGGGAACGGTGATGACACGCTGATCGCCGGGGCCGGGATCGACTACCTGGACGGCGGCGCAGGCCATGACAGCCTGCAGGCGGGCGATGGGCGCGACACGCTTCTGGGCGGGGATGGCGACGATCGGCTGTTCGGCGATGGCGGCGATGACCTGCTGATCGGCGGGGTGGGCAACGACCACCTGGAGGGGGGCGACGGCACAGACCGCCTGTCAGGCGGCACCGGCCGCGACACCCTGCTGGGCGGGGTCGGCGACGATGTCCTGGAGGGAAACGAGGATGACGACCAGCTCGACGGCGGCGAGGGCAACGACACGCTGTTCGGCGGGACGGGGGGCGACCGCCTGCTGGGCGGTGCCGGGCATGACGTGCTGTGGGGCGGTGACGGCAATGACATGCTGTGGGGCGGCGATGACCAGGACACGTTGTGGGGCGGCTGGGGCTGGGACACGCTGTACGGCGATGGCGGCAACGACGTCCTGAACGGCGAGGGCGGCAATGACATGCTGTTCGGCGGCATGGGCGACGACCGCCTGTTCGGCGGATCCGGCAACGACCGCCTGTTCGGAGAGGACGGCAACGACCTGTTGATCTCGATGGTCGGATGGAACGTGCTGGACGGCGGCACGGGCAATGACACGCTGACCGCGGGGATCGGGCGCGACCGCCTGATCGGCGGTGTTGGCAATGACGTCCTGCAGGGCGGAGCGGGCGACGACACGCTGGATGGCGGGGCGGGCAACGACCGCATGAACGGCGGCCCCGGGCATGACCGCATGTTCGGCGGCACGGGGTTCGACCTGCTGATGGGGGGCGGCGGCAACAACGTCATGTCCGGCGGCATGGGCAACGACACCCTGCTGGGCGGCGGCGGCAACGACTGGATGAACGGCGATCTGGGCAATGACATCCTTCGCGGCGGGGCCGGCAACGACCGCATGTCCGGCGGCGCGGGGGCAGACCGCCTGTTCGGAGAGGCCGGCAACGACCGCATGTTCGGGGATGCCGGCGACGACGTCATGGATGGCGGCATTGGGGCGGACTGGCTGGTCGGCGGGCTGGGCAACGACCGCCTGAACGGCGGCTGGCACAACGACACGCTGGACGGGGGTGTGGGCAATGACTGGCTGTCCGGGGGGCCGGGCAACGACCTGCTGCGCGGTGGTCCAGGGGCGGACCGGATGCTGGGCGGGCCGGGCAACGACGTGCTGGTCGGCGGGACGGGCGGCGATGTGATGCAGGGCGGCATGGGGCGCGACACGTTCCGGTTCTTCGGCGCGATGGACAGCCCGCGCCGTGCCCCCGACCTGATCACCGATTTCCGAACGGGCGAGGATCTGCTGGACCTGCGCGCGATGAACCTGACCTATGCCGGATCGGGCGGGCATCAGGGCCAGCGATCCCTGCGGTGGGAGCATGTGGGCCAGCAGACGCACCTGCTGATCGACGTGAACGGCGACCGACAGGCCGACATGCTGATCCGGCTGGACGGTCGGCTGTCGCTGGACGGCGACGACTTCCTGCTCTAG